Proteins encoded by one window of Halorubrum ruber:
- a CDS encoding DUF7342 family protein: protein MTNFDPAPDSEAGESRWQAGTDTFGRVYDAVLGLTSPTAYTDVADLADCSPNAAKKHLDRLAEMGVARANRESRPATYERNEGYLEWQDASRIAADLSVEEIIDRVADLEERRSEYEARFDADDPSVVSVFDAADHETVHERMEAVSDWRRAIRDRRLYELARRLAENDGRLIPA, encoded by the coding sequence ATGACCAACTTCGATCCCGCCCCCGATTCCGAGGCGGGCGAGTCGCGGTGGCAGGCGGGGACCGACACGTTCGGTCGCGTCTACGACGCGGTCCTCGGTCTGACGTCGCCGACGGCTTACACCGACGTGGCCGACCTCGCAGACTGCTCGCCGAACGCGGCGAAGAAGCACCTCGATCGGCTGGCGGAGATGGGCGTCGCCCGCGCGAACCGAGAGAGTCGCCCGGCGACGTACGAGCGGAACGAGGGGTACCTCGAATGGCAGGACGCGAGCCGGATCGCGGCAGACCTCTCGGTCGAGGAGATCATCGACCGGGTCGCCGACCTCGAAGAGCGGCGGTCCGAGTACGAGGCGCGGTTCGACGCAGACGACCCGAGCGTCGTCTCCGTGTTCGACGCCGCCGACCACGAGACCGTCCACGAGCGGATGGAGGCGGTGAGCGACTGGCGCCGAGCGATTCGGGACCGCCGGCTCTACGAGCTCGCGCGCCGGCTCGCGGAGAACGACGGGCGCCTGATCCCGGCCTGA
- a CDS encoding DUF7118 family protein, protein MAEAVTESDGADPVAEAGEAAARLRERYDELRRIESRIDGYGRDRVEAAADAYRRAQRVLDRFEEDAVGSGDFESYVRFRGEFGDAVDVDDDTPAGDAFEAADEAVDKRRLSESDFAAAREALEPAGEFVDLLEAYDDAVDDYRAARKDAREARKRLDSRLDELREVAGMADADLDADLDRLRDPIEAYDEGIREAFREFFKSASAREVFDFLDRADATPFVDVDVPPTDLAEYVETHAAGEEPPATLLEYADYTNSKLEHYVDDPGALRTAVAVHRTYLERLDGEPLTLDWPPKPGDELAYEIDELVPLVGRIADDEVVATLRSVRELARSDEYERLRRAAEVRDALDGDDLALIERGGADERLAEAERTRSLVDDVLAETERE, encoded by the coding sequence ATGGCCGAGGCCGTCACGGAGAGCGACGGCGCCGACCCCGTCGCCGAGGCCGGCGAGGCGGCCGCGCGGCTCCGCGAGCGCTACGACGAGCTCCGCCGGATCGAGTCCCGGATCGACGGCTACGGGCGCGACCGCGTCGAGGCGGCCGCGGACGCCTACCGCCGCGCGCAGCGGGTTCTCGACCGGTTCGAGGAGGACGCGGTCGGCTCGGGCGACTTCGAGTCGTACGTCCGCTTCCGCGGCGAGTTCGGCGACGCGGTCGACGTGGACGACGACACGCCCGCCGGCGACGCCTTCGAGGCGGCCGACGAGGCGGTCGACAAGCGCCGGCTCTCCGAGTCGGACTTCGCGGCCGCACGCGAGGCGCTGGAGCCGGCCGGGGAGTTCGTCGACCTGCTGGAGGCGTACGACGACGCGGTCGACGACTACCGGGCGGCCCGGAAGGACGCCCGCGAGGCCCGCAAGCGCCTCGACTCGCGGCTCGACGAACTGCGCGAGGTCGCGGGGATGGCCGACGCCGACCTCGACGCCGACCTCGATCGCCTCCGCGACCCGATCGAGGCGTACGACGAGGGGATCCGGGAGGCGTTCCGGGAGTTCTTCAAGTCGGCGTCCGCCCGCGAGGTGTTCGACTTCCTCGACCGCGCGGACGCGACGCCGTTCGTCGACGTCGACGTGCCGCCGACGGACCTCGCCGAGTACGTCGAGACGCACGCGGCCGGCGAGGAGCCGCCCGCGACGCTGTTGGAGTACGCCGACTACACCAACTCCAAGCTGGAGCACTACGTCGACGACCCGGGGGCGCTCCGCACCGCGGTCGCGGTCCACCGGACGTACCTCGAACGCCTCGACGGCGAGCCGCTGACGCTCGACTGGCCGCCGAAGCCGGGCGACGAGCTCGCCTACGAGATCGACGAGCTGGTCCCGCTCGTCGGCCGGATCGCGGACGACGAGGTCGTCGCGACGCTCCGCTCCGTCCGGGAGCTGGCGCGGAGCGACGAGTACGAGCGGCTCCGCCGCGCGGCCGAGGTGCGCGACGCGCTCGACGGCGACGACCTGGCGCTGATCGAGCGCGGCGGGGCCGACGAACGGCTCGCCGAGGCCGAGCGGACGCGCTCGCTCGTCGACGACGTGCTGGCGGAGACGGAGCGGGAGTAG